One genomic segment of Odocoileus virginianus isolate 20LAN1187 ecotype Illinois chromosome 17, Ovbor_1.2, whole genome shotgun sequence includes these proteins:
- the TMEM11 gene encoding transmembrane protein 11, mitochondrial isoform X2, translating into MVSLSATDCYIVHEIYNGENAQDQFEYELEQALEAQYKYIVIEPTRIGDETARWITVGNCLHKTTVLAGTACLFTPLALPLDYSHYISLPAGVLSLACCTLYGISWQFDPCCKYQVEYDAYRLSRLPLHTLTSSTPVVLVRKDDLHRKRLHNTIALAALVYCAKKIYELCAV; encoded by the coding sequence GGTGAGCCTGTCAGCCACAGACTGTTACATTGTGCACGAGATCTACAACGGGGAGAACGCCCAAGACCAGTTTGAGTACGAGCTGGAGCAGGCCCTGGAAGCCCAGTACAAGTACATCGTGATCGAGCCCACCCGCATCGGGGACGAGACGGCCCGCTGGATCACTGTGGGCAACTGCCTGCACAAGACCACCGTGCTGGCAGGCACCGCCTGCCTCTTCACCCCGCTGGCGCTGCCCCTGGATTACTCCCACTACATCTCCCTGCCCGCAGGCGTGctgagcctggcctgctgcaccCTCTACGGCATCTCCTGGCAGTTTGACCCCTGCTGCAAGTACCAGGTGGAGTACGACGCCTACAGACTGTCGCGCCTGCCCCTGCACACACTCACCTCGTCCACCCCGGTGGTGCTGGTCCGGAAGGACGACTTGCACAGAAAGAGACTGCACAACACGATAGCGCTGGCGGCCCTGGTGTACTGTGCCAAGAAGATCTACGAGCTCTGCGCCGTATGA